One genomic window of Chitinophagaceae bacterium includes the following:
- the ftsA gene encoding cell division protein FtsA, which yields MMNSEFIVGLDIGTTKICAIVARKNEHGKIEVVGMGKSESLGVSRGVVANIDKTVDAITKAIREAEDHSGVEIKNVYVGIAGQHIKSLQHRGILVRDNMDTEICNDDIRKLAEDMKRLVVNPGDRIIHVLPQEYIVDNEAGIKDPVGMAGIRLEANFHIITGQISAAQNIKKCVEKAGLNMVDMILEPLASSAAVLSEEEKEAGVALVDIGGGTTDIAIFQDGIIRHTYVIPFGGNVITDDIKEGCMVMRNQAEILKLRFGSAIADPSMDNQIVSIPGLRGRDAKEISVRNLANIINARMEEILEHVDSEINISGYKNKLIAGVVVTGGGAQLKNLVQLVEYVTGLDARIGLPIEHLAPVKLENVKHPMYSTGVGLILKGFEDYNYKRSKELPPTITQTTDVLIEEKKEPKKFFGSFFETAKNFFTEGVDENFK from the coding sequence ATGATGAACTCAGAATTTATTGTCGGACTTGATATCGGAACCACTAAGATATGTGCTATCGTAGCGCGCAAAAATGAACACGGAAAGATCGAAGTGGTGGGCATGGGCAAGTCAGAATCCCTTGGCGTATCTCGCGGTGTGGTAGCCAACATTGATAAAACAGTGGATGCCATTACCAAAGCCATCCGGGAAGCGGAGGATCATTCAGGTGTTGAAATAAAAAATGTGTATGTCGGCATTGCAGGCCAGCACATTAAAAGTCTGCAGCACCGTGGTATCCTCGTGCGCGACAACATGGACACTGAAATCTGCAATGATGATATCCGCAAGCTTGCTGAAGATATGAAACGACTGGTGGTGAATCCGGGTGATCGTATCATTCATGTATTGCCGCAGGAATATATTGTAGACAATGAAGCCGGCATTAAAGATCCTGTGGGAATGGCAGGCATTCGACTCGAAGCAAATTTTCACATCATCACCGGTCAGATCAGTGCTGCTCAAAACATTAAGAAATGTGTGGAGAAGGCCGGCCTGAATATGGTAGATATGATTCTTGAACCACTGGCATCTTCAGCCGCAGTTTTGAGTGAAGAAGAAAAAGAAGCCGGCGTTGCATTGGTGGATATTGGTGGCGGTACCACTGACATCGCAATTTTTCAGGATGGCATTATCCGGCACACGTATGTGATTCCCTTTGGTGGCAATGTGATTACTGACGACATCAAAGAAGGATGCATGGTGATGCGTAACCAGGCGGAAATATTAAAGCTGCGTTTCGGAAGTGCCATTGCTGATCCTTCTATGGATAACCAGATTGTTTCTATTCCCGGATTACGTGGAAGGGATGCAAAAGAAATTTCTGTGCGCAATCTTGCTAATATCATCAATGCGCGCATGGAAGAAATTCTGGAACATGTGGATTCAGAGATCAATATTTCAGGATATAAAAATAAACTCATCGCAGGCGTAGTGGTTACCGGTGGTGGAGCACAATTAAAAAACCTGGTGCAACTCGTAGAATATGTAACCGGTTTAGATGCACGTATCGGCTTACCGATCGAACATCTTGCTCCGGTGAAACTTGAAAATGTAAAGCATCCGATGTATTCAACGGGCGTAGGACTTATTCTGAAAGGATTTGAAGATTACAACTACAAACGCTCTAAAGAACTTCCGCCAACCATCACCCAAACAACTGATGTGCTGATCGAAGAAAAGAAGGAACCCAAAAAGTTTTTCGGTTCTTTTTTTGAAACCGCGAAAAATTTTTTCACCGAGGGCGTCGATGAGAATTTTAAATGA
- a CDS encoding UDP-N-acetylmuramate--L-alanine ligase — MNLTTIHSIYFIGIGGIGMSGLARYFHANGYRISGYDKTPSALTAEMSKEGMQIHFEEDLSLIPKDVDLVVYTPAIPADHKELLYYREHNFTIIKRADLLEELTKDMITIAVAGTHGKTTTSSMIAHIFKSSGYDCTAFLGGITANYRTNFLAGKNNIVVVEADEFDRSFLKLHPNIAVITSCDPDHLDIYGTKEEVQQSYQLFAKKIKNHGTLFTKRNLSFLSRSDENVSTVYYGLEESKGDIHAVNARLENGTYAFDFVSKTARINNIHLSIAGRHNAENAIAAAAVTSLFEIDRDEIRSALHSFKGVQRRFQFIVRNKMVVYIDDYAHHPVEITAFLQSVREIFPGKKITCIFQPHLFTRTRDFAEGFGQSLSLADEVMLLPVYPARELPIEGVNSEMLIDKITSVEKCVVEKNDLLQQLSKSKLEVLVTVGAGDIDQFVEPIAKMLKEKEMV, encoded by the coding sequence ATGAACCTCACCACCATTCACTCCATCTATTTCATCGGCATCGGTGGCATTGGTATGAGCGGACTTGCGAGATACTTTCATGCGAATGGTTACAGGATTTCAGGATACGATAAAACACCATCAGCATTAACTGCGGAAATGAGCAAAGAAGGAATGCAGATTCATTTTGAAGAAGACCTCTCGTTGATTCCCAAAGATGTGGACCTCGTCGTTTATACACCGGCCATTCCTGCAGATCACAAAGAATTGCTGTATTACCGTGAACATAATTTTACGATCATCAAGCGTGCTGATTTGCTGGAAGAGCTGACAAAAGATATGATTACGATTGCAGTTGCCGGTACCCACGGCAAGACCACTACTTCATCCATGATTGCGCATATTTTCAAATCGTCAGGCTATGATTGCACTGCATTTCTTGGTGGTATCACAGCAAACTACCGCACTAATTTCCTGGCGGGAAAAAATAATATTGTAGTGGTGGAAGCAGATGAATTTGATCGCTCCTTTTTGAAGCTGCATCCCAATATCGCAGTTATAACATCCTGCGATCCTGACCATCTTGACATCTATGGAACCAAAGAAGAAGTTCAGCAATCCTATCAGCTATTCGCAAAAAAGATAAAGAATCACGGAACACTGTTCACGAAAAGAAACCTTTCTTTCCTCAGTCGTTCAGATGAAAATGTTTCTACTGTTTATTACGGGTTAGAAGAATCGAAAGGGGACATTCATGCTGTAAATGCAAGGCTCGAGAATGGAACCTATGCATTCGACTTTGTAAGTAAAACTGCAAGAATAAACAATATACATCTCTCCATTGCCGGCCGTCACAATGCTGAAAATGCTATTGCTGCAGCTGCAGTAACCTCCTTGTTTGAAATTGATAGAGATGAAATCAGGTCGGCGCTCCATTCGTTCAAAGGAGTGCAGCGTCGGTTTCAGTTTATTGTCAGAAATAAAATGGTAGTGTACATCGATGACTATGCGCATCATCCCGTTGAGATCACGGCGTTCCTGCAATCAGTGCGCGAAATTTTTCCCGGAAAAAAAATCACCTGCATTTTTCAACCGCACCTATTCACCCGCACCCGCGATTTTGCTGAAGGATTTGGACAGAGCTTGTCACTGGCAGATGAAGTAATGCTGCTGCCCGTTTATCCTGCAAGAGAATTACCGATTGAAGGCGTGAATTCGGAAATGCTGATTGATAAAATAACTTCCGTAGAAAAATGTGTGGTGGAGAAAAATGATTTGTTGCAGCAATTGTCAAAAAGTAAACTGGAGGTGCTGGTGACTGTTGGTGCCGGTGACATTGATCAGTTCGTGGAGCCGATTGCAAAAATGCTGAAGGAAAAAGAAATGGTATAA
- the ftsZ gene encoding cell division protein FtsZ: protein MQFDLPQEQASIIKVIGVGGGGGNAVNHMFRQGIVGVNFVVANTDRQALEMSPVPNKVQLGVNLTEGRGAGMNPEVGKRSALESVDALKAFLEKNTKMLFITAGMGKGTGTGAAPVIAKIAKEMGILTVGLITSPFSAEGPRRFQQASDGISEMKNHVDTLLVISNDKLREIHGNLTLSAAFSQADNILSNAAKSIAEIITVPGYVNVDFEDVNTVMRNSGVAIMGMASFEGENRAVNAVEAALNSPLLNDNDIRGAKNILVNITSGSVEVTLDEVSEITEYIQREAGFETNIIWGNCYNENMGEKLSVTVIATGFEATSTQRKDLSKKSVVKHTLETEVKAEPEVAKVTMTEKEQPVIRKPKLQVKPERDAEHEVMNPEIPFEFDLSEKSFSTPTLKIELKEETAEQDVSDAREDFTLREKMCVKFWKSGSTGGGKSKP from the coding sequence ATTCAATTCGATTTACCACAAGAACAGGCTTCCATCATCAAAGTAATTGGTGTAGGTGGCGGAGGAGGTAATGCAGTGAACCACATGTTTCGCCAGGGAATCGTTGGCGTAAACTTCGTAGTGGCCAACACCGACAGGCAGGCGCTTGAGATGAGTCCTGTTCCAAACAAAGTTCAATTAGGTGTCAACCTCACAGAAGGCAGAGGTGCAGGAATGAATCCCGAAGTGGGCAAACGTTCAGCGCTGGAATCTGTAGATGCGCTGAAAGCATTTTTGGAAAAAAACACCAAGATGTTGTTCATCACTGCAGGAATGGGTAAGGGTACCGGCACCGGTGCAGCGCCGGTGATTGCTAAGATTGCCAAAGAGATGGGCATCCTCACCGTAGGACTGATCACCAGTCCGTTTTCGGCGGAAGGGCCACGCCGCTTTCAGCAAGCGTCGGATGGAATTTCCGAAATGAAAAATCATGTAGATACCTTGCTTGTGATTTCAAATGACAAGCTGCGGGAGATTCATGGTAACCTCACCTTGAGTGCTGCCTTTTCACAGGCTGATAATATTCTCTCCAACGCTGCAAAAAGTATCGCGGAAATTATAACAGTGCCCGGTTATGTAAACGTGGATTTTGAAGATGTGAATACTGTTATGCGTAACAGTGGTGTCGCCATAATGGGCATGGCTTCCTTTGAAGGGGAGAACCGCGCGGTGAATGCGGTGGAAGCTGCTTTGAATTCTCCATTGTTAAATGACAATGACATCCGTGGTGCGAAAAATATCCTGGTGAACATTACATCAGGTTCTGTAGAAGTTACACTGGATGAAGTGAGTGAGATCACAGAATACATTCAGCGCGAAGCAGGATTTGAAACCAATATTATCTGGGGTAACTGCTACAACGAAAATATGGGAGAGAAGCTCAGTGTTACGGTGATTGCAACAGGATTTGAAGCCACTTCCACACAGCGCAAAGATCTTTCAAAGAAAAGCGTGGTGAAGCATACATTGGAAACTGAAGTGAAGGCGGAACCTGAGGTTGCAAAGGTAACGATGACCGAAAAGGAACAACCTGTCATTCGCAAGCCAAAGTTGCAGGTAAAACCGGAGCGTGATGCAGAGCATGAAGTGATGAATCCGGAAATTCCATTCGAGTTCGATCTTTCGGAAAAATCATTCAGCACGCCCACATTAAAAATTGAATTGAAGGAAGAGACAGCCGAACAGGATGTATCTGATGCAAGGGAAGATTTTACTTTGCGTGAAAAGATGTGCGTGAAATTCTGGAAGAGCGGCAGCACTGGTGGCGGAAAATCAAAACCCTGA
- a CDS encoding DUF262 domain-containing protein: protein MKITSLDREIRKVFETGYYNIPRFQRPYSWEKDQVTEFWDDTIKDSETDYFIGSIVVYKKNDELFGIVDGQQRLTTITMVLCAVRDFYISEGLVNPARGVHALIEKIDLNNEQKFVLQTETSYPYFQEHIQKYEEPEIDIEYGVEEINLKKGFELINKFIKQEIDLIKTNKQLSKEKRDKAIQDKLNDIRDRTLKLKVIYVELDDEDDAYVIFETLNTRGKDLSVGDLIKNHLTKNIRAKNSGVDIPKDKWKIIRDNIDSTSKDLEIDTFLLHVWLSKYEFTTTKTLFKKFKKNISKSEAKTFLDGLVTDSVTYKNIFDTDTKKWTKNELPLKQSLSILYGFNVTQQTPMVLSIMREYNAKRLKYKFAKEALEAIEHFHYIFTAITSQRSSGGVASMYSQYARKLSEAKDDTEKLKVIRDLRQKMRDRIPTYDEFLAAFKTLEFTNGYTKQKKIIQYTLAKIDAHYNKSGVSINYDAMTLEHILAQNPPSKSKDHDEYYGKIGNLLLIDEKTNNDLGNKPFSGKKTILQKASIYVDDVLKNATDWTTSEIEQRTINFAKVAYNNVFKI, encoded by the coding sequence ATGAAAATAACATCATTAGACAGAGAGATAAGAAAAGTATTTGAAACAGGGTATTATAATATTCCAAGATTTCAAAGACCTTACTCATGGGAAAAAGACCAGGTTACAGAATTCTGGGATGACACCATTAAAGACAGCGAGACTGATTATTTCATTGGCTCAATAGTAGTTTATAAGAAAAATGACGAATTGTTTGGAATTGTAGACGGCCAGCAAAGGCTAACAACAATTACAATGGTGTTATGTGCCGTAAGAGATTTTTATATTTCAGAAGGATTGGTCAATCCTGCAAGAGGCGTTCACGCATTGATAGAAAAAATCGATCTAAATAATGAACAAAAGTTCGTTTTACAGACCGAAACTTCCTACCCATATTTTCAAGAACATATACAAAAATATGAGGAGCCGGAAATTGATATTGAATATGGAGTTGAAGAAATCAATCTTAAAAAAGGATTTGAGCTCATTAACAAATTTATTAAGCAAGAAATAGATCTAATCAAAACTAACAAGCAGTTAAGTAAAGAAAAGCGAGACAAGGCAATTCAAGATAAATTAAATGATATCAGAGACAGAACTCTCAAACTTAAAGTAATATATGTTGAATTAGATGATGAAGATGATGCGTATGTAATATTCGAGACCTTAAATACCAGAGGTAAAGATTTAAGTGTTGGGGATTTAATAAAAAATCATCTGACAAAAAACATTAGAGCAAAGAATTCAGGTGTTGACATCCCGAAAGACAAATGGAAAATTATTCGTGACAATATTGACAGCACTTCCAAGGATTTGGAAATTGATACTTTTCTTTTGCACGTTTGGCTTTCCAAATATGAATTTACCACTACCAAAACTCTATTTAAGAAGTTCAAGAAAAACATATCAAAATCCGAAGCAAAGACGTTTTTAGATGGCCTTGTTACTGATAGTGTCACTTACAAAAACATTTTTGATACCGACACAAAAAAATGGACCAAAAATGAACTTCCATTAAAGCAATCTCTATCAATCCTTTATGGCTTTAATGTGACACAGCAAACACCTATGGTGCTTTCAATAATGAGAGAATACAATGCGAAAAGATTAAAATATAAGTTCGCTAAAGAAGCTTTAGAGGCTATTGAACATTTTCACTACATTTTTACGGCTATTACTTCGCAACGGTCTTCTGGAGGTGTAGCTTCAATGTATTCTCAATATGCTCGAAAACTTTCAGAAGCAAAAGATGACACAGAAAAGCTAAAAGTGATTCGAGACCTTCGGCAAAAGATGAGAGACCGCATACCAACCTATGATGAATTTTTAGCCGCCTTCAAGACTCTTGAATTCACCAATGGGTATACGAAACAGAAAAAAATAATTCAGTATACGTTAGCAAAAATAGATGCGCACTATAATAAAAGCGGTGTTTCTATTAATTACGATGCAATGACGCTTGAACATATTCTTGCTCAAAATCCGCCAAGCAAGTCAAAAGATCATGATGAATATTATGGTAAAATCGGAAACTTGCTTTTAATTGATGAAAAAACTAACAATGACTTAGGGAACAAACCATTTAGCGGTAAAAAGACTATTCTTCAGAAGGCAAGTATTTATGTTGATGATGTATTGAAAAATGCAACAGACTGGACAACATCTGAAATTGAACAAAGAACTATCAATTTTGCGAAAGTTGCTTATAATAACGTTTTCAAAATTTGA
- a CDS encoding DUF433 domain-containing protein: protein MQNIKDLITIDPETMGGQPVFKGTRVPIESLFDHLEGGVSLDEFLDEFDTVSKDQAIAIMEIASKILSSKNIDELYAAVA, encoded by the coding sequence ATGCAAAACATCAAAGACCTTATTACTATTGATCCTGAAACTATGGGTGGACAGCCTGTCTTTAAGGGTACGCGGGTTCCTATAGAATCACTTTTTGATCATTTGGAAGGTGGCGTTTCTCTTGACGAATTCCTTGATGAATTTGATACCGTTTCGAAAGATCAGGCAATAGCAATAATGGAAATAGCAAGCAAAATACTTTCTTCAAAAAATATTGATGAATTGTATGCTGCTGTTGCTTGA
- a CDS encoding DUF5615 family PIN-like protein, translated as MLLLLDENIPKKLKNDFPGHEVFTIKQRGWNGLKNGILLQKLIENDFHALITFDKNLQHQQNFSKYPITVFILSAPINTYSALTKLSPQILDFLNQPLIPGPIEVS; from the coding sequence ATGCTGCTGTTGCTTGACGAAAACATACCCAAAAAACTAAAGAACGATTTTCCCGGACACGAAGTTTTTACAATAAAACAACGCGGTTGGAATGGGTTAAAAAATGGCATCCTGCTTCAAAAACTTATAGAAAACGATTTTCATGCGCTGATCACTTTTGACAAAAATCTTCAACACCAACAAAATTTCTCGAAATATCCAATAACTGTTTTTATACTTAGTGCACCTATAAATACATATTCTGCCTTAACAAAACTATCACCGCAAATACTTGATTTTTTAAATCAACCTCTGATTCCCGGACCAATTGAAGTGTCATAG
- a CDS encoding bifunctional (p)ppGpp synthetase/guanosine-3',5'-bis(diphosphate) 3'-pyrophosphohydrolase produces the protein MIELQTKYQKTIKFAAKKHADINQLIPGTNLPYVVHLSNVAMEILIAAQKTEKFDSEFAIQVALLHDILEDTETTFDEIANEFGKEIAQAVLALTKSSKITKEDRMNDSLNRIKELPKEVWAVKLADRITNLQVPPEHWSIEKITEYQKQAIQIYNSLKGGNEYLENRLLEKISDYLKYCVTVNK, from the coding sequence ATGATTGAATTACAAACCAAATATCAAAAAACTATAAAGTTTGCGGCTAAAAAGCATGCAGACATTAATCAATTAATTCCTGGAACAAACTTGCCATATGTTGTTCATTTGAGCAATGTTGCAATGGAAATTCTGATTGCGGCTCAAAAGACTGAAAAGTTTGATTCCGAGTTTGCAATTCAAGTTGCTTTGCTTCATGACATTTTAGAAGATACAGAAACTACATTTGATGAAATTGCTAATGAATTTGGAAAAGAAATTGCTCAAGCTGTTTTAGCACTGACAAAAAGCTCTAAAATAACAAAAGAAGATAGAATGAACGATAGTCTAAATCGTATTAAAGAATTACCAAAAGAAGTTTGGGCTGTGAAATTGGCAGACAGAATAACAAACTTACAAGTTCCACCAGAACATTGGAGTATTGAAAAGATTACAGAATATCAAAAACAAGCTATTCAAATATATAATTCACTCAAAGGGGGAAATGAATATTTGGAAAACAGACTTCTTGAAAAAATATCAGACTATTTAAAGTATTGTGTGACTGTTAACAAATAA
- the murG gene encoding undecaprenyldiphospho-muramoylpentapeptide beta-N-acetylglucosaminyltransferase translates to MEQRVKIIISGGGTGGHIFPAIAIANAIRKIDPAADILFIGALGRMEMEKVPKAGYRIEGLPIAGLQRSLSLQNLLLPFKVINSLMKASSIIKSFKPNVVVGVGGYASGPVLYAGSMSGIPTLIQEQNSFAGITNKILGKRAKRICVAYEGMEQFFPKEKITITGNPVRKDILNLEGKRAEGLQYFDLNDKRQTILVIGGSLGARTINESIQSHLSELMNEEVQVLWQTGKRYFEMNATAAKGMEEKIKVKEFIDRMDLAYAVADVVISRAGALSIAELCICKKPCVLVPSPNVAEDHQTKNALALVTKDAALMIKDEEAKEKLIATTLKLLKDGSLQQKLATNIAQLAKPNADDDIAKLVIQLSR, encoded by the coding sequence ATGGAGCAGCGGGTTAAAATAATTATCAGCGGAGGCGGGACGGGTGGTCACATCTTTCCGGCTATCGCGATTGCAAATGCGATCCGGAAAATTGATCCTGCTGCTGATATTCTTTTTATCGGTGCCCTGGGAAGAATGGAAATGGAGAAAGTGCCGAAAGCAGGTTATCGGATCGAAGGTTTGCCGATTGCAGGATTGCAACGCAGTTTGTCATTACAGAATTTGTTATTGCCATTTAAAGTGATCAACAGTTTGATGAAAGCTTCTTCAATAATAAAATCATTTAAACCCAATGTGGTGGTAGGTGTTGGAGGTTATGCAAGCGGGCCCGTGCTGTATGCCGGATCAATGAGTGGCATTCCGACTTTGATCCAGGAACAAAATTCATTTGCAGGTATCACCAATAAAATTTTAGGAAAAAGAGCGAAACGGATTTGCGTGGCCTATGAAGGAATGGAGCAGTTTTTCCCGAAAGAAAAAATCACCATCACCGGTAATCCGGTGCGTAAGGATATTTTGAATCTTGAAGGAAAAAGAGCAGAAGGGTTACAATATTTTGACTTGAATGATAAGCGCCAAACGATATTGGTGATTGGTGGAAGTTTGGGTGCAAGAACGATTAATGAAAGCATACAGTCCCATTTAAGTGAACTGATGAATGAAGAGGTACAAGTGCTTTGGCAAACCGGCAAGCGTTATTTTGAAATGAATGCAACAGCAGCAAAAGGAATGGAAGAGAAGATTAAAGTGAAAGAGTTCATTGACAGAATGGATCTCGCTTACGCTGTTGCAGATGTAGTGATTTCAAGGGCTGGCGCTCTGTCTATTGCTGAGTTGTGCATCTGCAAAAAACCTTGCGTCCTGGTTCCATCACCTAATGTGGCCGAAGATCACCAGACAAAAAATGCACTTGCGCTGGTAACTAAGGATGCAGCCCTGATGATTAAAGACGAAGAAGCAAAAGAAAAATTAATAGCAACAACATTGAAATTATTAAAAGATGGATCACTTCAGCAAAAGCTTGCAACCAACATCGCACAACTTGCGAAGCCAAATGCGGATGATGATATTGCGAAGCTGGTGATTCAGTTGAGTCGATAG
- a CDS encoding T9SS type A sorting domain-containing protein, which translates to MIKIFNSFNRVSPFFPLLIFLVCISNTSFAQNPLEKQWDHSYGGADGDFLYHLIATPDSGFVAAGDSQSDATFEKSQNNWDNSSFPTYDTWIIKCDANGIKEWDRTLGGTDDEFVYSVTTTSGGGYMVAGRTRSPVSGDISQSPIGVFDVWAVKIDADGNIEWEHRYGGNGNNGVGAVLQLADGGFLFGAYTDAPASGDVSDPSYGSTDFWVFRTDASGNIVWDKRYGGNESENISDMCQTADGGFLLAGGSLSNTSGVKTQNLYVNNKSDLWFVKIDSSGNYLWDKQLGSLNDDYRMDLLKTSDHQYLLGVSTDAGIGGDKTQPTNGITDFWMIKTDTSLNVIWDLSIGGSGHEDDFGNISENANGEYMICGTSYSDPGFWKSEPNNGPENTWIVMVDSNGNKLWDKTILTGYTHEETGLGTQLKDGCYLFANNGDAFTQQEKTDPSHSFDYWCIKYCDTSFQEPSTPVSVSAFSASPTEVCEKYCTDFIDSSANNPTSWQWSFPGGVPATSTLQHPVSICYNDPGFFDVTLITCNQYGCDTLTLLQYIEVHPTPDPPVISQNGNILTATGGGTYQWQFNGLDIPGATGQSYTATQSGIYLVTVTDSNGCNNFASITVEVVGINSISKNLFLHIYPNPADEVLHLELASNRSVPVSISIKNTVGQVIFSSLEKIVTGSNLKIISIDEYPRGVYFLEIRMDDGFIVEKFSIE; encoded by the coding sequence ATGATAAAAATTTTCAACTCCTTCAACAGGGTATCCCCTTTTTTTCCGCTGCTTATTTTCCTTGTATGTATTTCAAATACCTCCTTTGCTCAAAATCCACTGGAAAAACAATGGGATCACAGTTATGGCGGTGCTGATGGTGATTTCCTCTATCATTTAATTGCAACTCCCGACAGCGGCTTCGTTGCGGCTGGTGATTCACAATCAGATGCCACGTTTGAAAAATCACAAAACAATTGGGACAATTCCTCATTTCCAACTTATGATACCTGGATCATCAAATGCGATGCGAATGGTATCAAAGAATGGGACAGAACCCTTGGAGGCACTGACGATGAATTCGTTTACAGTGTGACTACCACATCAGGTGGAGGTTATATGGTTGCCGGCAGAACGCGATCACCGGTGAGTGGTGATATATCCCAATCACCCATCGGAGTCTTTGATGTGTGGGCCGTAAAAATTGACGCTGATGGTAATATCGAATGGGAACACCGGTACGGTGGTAATGGAAACAATGGTGTTGGCGCAGTGCTTCAATTAGCTGATGGAGGATTTCTGTTCGGCGCGTATACCGATGCACCTGCAAGCGGTGATGTGAGCGATCCATCTTATGGAAGCACCGATTTTTGGGTTTTCAGAACAGATGCCTCCGGAAATATAGTTTGGGATAAGCGATATGGTGGGAACGAAAGTGAAAACATCAGTGACATGTGCCAGACTGCTGATGGAGGCTTCCTGCTTGCCGGAGGTTCTTTATCCAACACCAGCGGTGTGAAGACACAGAATCTTTATGTAAATAATAAGTCAGATCTATGGTTCGTAAAAATTGACTCTTCAGGAAATTATCTTTGGGATAAACAACTTGGCAGCCTGAATGATGATTATAGAATGGACCTGCTAAAGACCAGTGATCATCAATATCTGCTCGGTGTTTCAACGGATGCCGGAATAGGAGGTGATAAAACCCAACCAACAAATGGTATCACCGATTTTTGGATGATTAAAACCGATACATCGCTCAACGTAATATGGGATTTGTCTATCGGTGGCTCCGGTCACGAAGATGATTTTGGAAACATTTCCGAAAATGCAAACGGCGAATATATGATTTGCGGTACCTCTTATTCAGATCCCGGGTTCTGGAAATCCGAACCTAACAATGGCCCTGAAAATACATGGATAGTGATGGTGGATTCCAACGGAAATAAATTATGGGATAAAACTATTTTAACGGGTTATACGCATGAAGAAACAGGATTAGGAACACAGCTAAAGGACGGATGCTATCTCTTTGCCAATAACGGTGACGCCTTTACACAGCAGGAAAAGACAGATCCTTCTCATAGCTTTGATTATTGGTGCATCAAGTATTGTGACACTTCATTTCAAGAACCTTCGACGCCTGTATCGGTATCGGCATTTTCAGCATCACCAACAGAAGTTTGCGAAAAGTACTGTACAGATTTTATTGATTCTTCAGCAAACAATCCCACTTCCTGGCAATGGTCATTCCCGGGCGGAGTGCCTGCTACCTCCACTCTTCAGCATCCTGTCAGCATTTGCTACAATGATCCGGGATTTTTTGATGTCACGCTTATTACCTGCAACCAATATGGATGTGATACATTGACGTTGCTACAATACATTGAAGTACACCCAACTCCCGATCCTCCTGTAATTTCACAAAATGGAAATATTTTAACTGCCACCGGTGGTGGCACCTATCAGTGGCAGTTTAACGGACTGGATATACCGGGTGCTACGGGCCAGTCCTATACAGCCACTCAAAGCGGAATCTACCTGGTGACGGTAACAGATAGTAACGGCTGTAACAATTTTGCAAGTATTACGGTTGAAGTGGTGGGTATCAATTCGATTTCCAAAAACCTTTTCCTGCACATTTATCCGAATCCTGCTGATGAGGTACTGCACCTCGAATTAGCAAGCAACCGTTCTGTACCTGTCTCCATCAGCATAAAAAACACCGTGGGACAAGTGATATTTTCCTCTCTTGAAAAAATCGTTACAGGATCCAATCTAAAAATCATTTCCATCGACGAATATCCGCGGGGAGTTTATTTCCTGGAGATCAGGATGGATGATGGTTTCATAGTAGAAAAGTTTAGTATCGAATAA